A genomic segment from Miscanthus floridulus cultivar M001 unplaced genomic scaffold, ASM1932011v1 fs_737_2_3, whole genome shotgun sequence encodes:
- the LOC136532892 gene encoding RING-H2 finger protein ATL64-like: protein MAIVGAVTIATCDGRAVLSLASSESSASDEARSSGATTAAGAGSPLPAAPSDECAVRALPACGHTFHAECIGRWLPLRPECLLCRRPVPLTVADAGGQQPATATAAPAWAWPATTTGG, encoded by the exons atggcaatcgTCGGCGCCGTAACCATAGCCACCTGCGACGGCAGGGCTGTGCTGTCACTAGCATCATCGGAGTCGTCGGCGTCCGACGAGGCCCGCAGCAGCGGCGCCACGACGGCAGCGGGCGCAGGTTCACCGTTGCCGGCGGCGCCGTCCGACGAGTGCGCAG TACGGGCGCTGCCGGCGTGCGGCCACACGTTCCACGCGGAGTGCATCGGAAGGTGGCTGCCGCTGCGCCCTGAGTGCCTTCTCTGCCGCCGCCCCGTGCCGCTCACCGTCGCCGACGCCGGAGGACAGCAGCCggccacggcgacggcggcgcctgCGTGGGCGTGGCCGGCGACCACGACGGGAGG